In Elaeis guineensis isolate ETL-2024a chromosome 1, EG11, whole genome shotgun sequence, a genomic segment contains:
- the LOC105039306 gene encoding coatomer subunit beta-1, which translates to MEKSCALLVHFDKGMPAMANEIKEAMESNDVPAKIDAMKKAIMLLLNGETLPQLFITIVRYVLPSEDHTIQKLLLLYLEIIDKTDARGRVLPEMILICQNLRNNLQHPNEYLRGVTLRFLCRLPEPELLEPLIPSVLSNLEHRHPFVRRHALLAVAAIYRLPQGEQLLPDAPDTVGRALDSEQDLSARRNAFLMLCHCSQDRAVAHLLAHVDAVAGWGELMQMVALDLVCKVCRSKPAEKGRYIKIIISLLAAPSAAVVYECAGALVSLSSAPTAIRAAANTYCQLLLSQSDNNVKLIILDRLAELKSCHRETMVEMIMDVLRALASPNLDIRRKTLDIALDLITPRNVDEVVLTLKKEVVKTQSAEHEKNGEYRQMLVQAIHSCALKFPEVASTVVHLLMDFLGDSNVASAIDVVLFVREITETNPKLRVSVITRLLDTFYQIRAALVCSCALWIIGEYCLSLSEVESGIATIKQCLGDLPFYTAIEEQEAANSLKKPQQMNSSVTAASRRPAVLADGTYATQSAASEIAFSAPTFVPGSLASPRNLRSLILAGDFFLGAVVACTLTKLVLRLEEVQPSKAEVNKACGGALLIMVSMLQLGQSSVLPHPIDNDSYDRIVLCIRLLCNTGDKVRKIWLQSCRQSFAKMLADKQLRETEEIKAKAQISHAQPDDLIDFYHLKSRKGMSQLELEDEVQDDLKRATGEFTKDEDDANKLNRILQLTGFSDPVYAEAYVTVHHYDIVLDVTIINRTKDTLQNLCLELATMGDLKLVERPQNYTLAPESSKQIKANIKVSSTETGVVFGNIVYETSNVLDRMVIVLNDIHIDIMDYISPATCADVAFRTMWAEFEWENKVAVNTTIQDEKEFLNHIVKSTNMKCLTPLSALDGDCGFLAANLYAKSVFGEDALVNVSIEKQAEGKLSGYIRIRSKTQGIALSLGDKITLKQKGGS; encoded by the exons atggAGAAGTCTTGTGCGCTGCTGGTCCACTTCGATAAGGGTATGCCGGCGATGGCGAACGAGATCAAGGAGGCCATGGAAAGCAACGACGTCCCGGCGAAGATCGACGCGATGAAGAAGGCCATCATGCTCCTCCTGAACGGCGAGACCCTACCCCAGCTCTTCATCACCATCGTCCGCTACGTGCTCCCCTCGGAGGACCACACCATTCAGAAGCTCCTATTGCTGTACCTGGAGATCATCGACAAGACCGACGCCCGCGGCCGCGTCCTCCCGGAGATGATCCTTATCTGCCAGAACCTCCGCAACAACCTCCAGCACCCAAACGAGTACCTCCGCGGCGTCACCCTCCGCTTCCTCTGCCGCCTCCCCGAGCCGGAGCTCCTCGAGCCGTTGATCCCATCCGTCCTCTCTAACCTGGAGCACCGCcaccccttcgtccgccgccacgCCCTCCTTGCCGTCGCTGCCATATACCGTCTCCCCCAGGGCGAGCAGCTCCTCCCTGACGCCCCGGATACCGTGGGGCGCGCCCTCGACTCCGAGCAGGATCTCTCCGCCCGCCGCAACGCCTTCCTGATGCTCTGCCACTGCTCCCAGGACCGCGCCGTCGCCCACCTCCTGGCCCACGTCGACGCCGTCGCCGGCTGGGGCGAGCTCATGCAGATGGTCGCCCTCGACCTCGTCTGCAAGGTCTGCCGCTCCAAACCCGCCGAGAAGGGCCGCTACATTAAGATCATCATCTCCCTCCTCGCCGCCCCCTCCGCCGCCGTCGTCTACGAGTGCGCCGGCGCCCTCGTCTCCCTCTCCTCCGCCCCCACCGCCATCCGCGCCGCCGCCAACACCTACTGCCAGCTCCTCCTCTCTCAGAGCGACAACAATGTCAAGCTCATCATCCTCGACCGCCTCGCCGAGCTCAAGTCCTGCCACCGAGAGACCATGGTCGAGATGATCATGGACGTCCTCCGCGCCCTCGCCAGCCCCAACCTTGACATCCGCCGCAAGACCCTCGACATCGCCCTCGATCTCATCACCCCAAGGAACGTTGACGAGGTCGTCCTCACCCTCAAGAAGGAGGTCGTCAAGACCCAGAGCGCCGAGCATGAGAAGAACGGTGAGTACCGCCAGATGCTCGTCCAGGCCATTCATTCCTGCGCCTTGAAATTCCCAGAGGTCGCCAGCACCGTCGTCCACCTGCTGATGGACTTCTTGGGCGACAGCAACGTTGCCTCTGCGATCGACGTCGTGCTCTTCGTGAGGGAGATCACCGAGACCAACCCGAAGCTCAGGGTGTCCGTAATCACGAGGCTGCTCGACACTTTCTACCAGATTCGGGCTGCCCTCGTCTGCTCGTGTGCTCTCTGGATCATCGGGGAGTACTGTCTCTCCCTCTCCGAAGTAGAGAGTGGGATCGCTACCATCAAGCAATGCCTTGGGGATCTCCCATTCTACACTGCTatagaggagcaggaggcagcCAATTCTTTGAAAAAGCCGCAGCAGATGAACTCTTCGGTCACTGCTGCTTCTAGAAGGCCAGCTGTTCTTGCCGACGGGACCTATGCGACGCAGAGTGCTGCTTCTGAGATTGCTTTCTCAGCCCCCACCTTTGTCCCCGGATCCTTGGCTTCACCTCGGAATCTGAGGTCCCTGATTCTGGCAGGAGACTTCTTCTTAGGGGCAGTCGTGGCATGCACTTTAACGAAACTAGTTTTGAGGTTGGAGGAGGTCCAGCCATCCAAGGCCGAGGTGAACAAAGCATGTGGTGGAGCCCTATTGATAATGGTTTCTATGCTTCAATTAGGGCAGTCTTCAGTTCTTCCCCACCCGATCGATAATGATTCTTATGACAGAATTGTCCTCTGCATAAGGTTACTCTGCAATACTGGTGACAAAGTGAGGAAGATATGGTTACAGTCTTGCCGCCAAAGTTTTGCTAAGATGCTTGCAGATAAGCAGCTCCGGGAGACGGAGGAGATTAAAGCGAAGGCTCAGATATCTCATGCACAACCGGATGATCTTATTGATTTCTACCATTTAAAGAGCAGGAAG GGTATGAGCCAGCTTGAGTTGGAGGATGAGGTTCAAGATGATTTAAAACGAGCAACAGGAGAGTTTACTAAGGATGAGGATGATGCAAATAAACTGAATCGCATTCTTCAACTCACAGGATTTAGTGATCCAGTGTATGCTGAAGCCTACGTGACAGTTCATCATTATGATATTGTCCTTGATGTCACAATTATCAATCGTACAAAGGATACTCTTCAGAACTTGTGTTTGGAACTGGCAACCATGGGAGACCTCAAACTTGTAGAGCGCCCACAGAACTATACACTAGCACCAGAGTCAAGCAAGCAGATCAAGGCCAATATTAAGGTCTCTTCAACAGAAACTGGAGTCGTATTTGGTAACATCGTGTATGAGACTTCAAATGTGCTTGATCGGATGGTGATTGTCCTTAATGACATTCACATTGACATCATGGACTACATTTCTCCTGCTACCTGTGCTGATGTGGCATTTAGAACTATGTGGGCAGAATTTGAGTGGGAAAACAAG GTGGCGGTGAACACTACAATTCAGGatgagaaggaatttttgaatcaCATTGTTAAGTCAACAAACATGAAGTGCCTCACCCCACT ATCTGCTCTGGATGGGGATTGTGGATTTCTTGCAGCTAATCTGTATGCAAAGAGTGTGTTTGGAGAGGATGCATTGGTGAACGTTAGCATTGAGAAGCAGGCAGAGGGGAAACTGAGTGGCTACATTAGGATAAGGAG